The following coding sequences are from one Ramlibacter henchirensis window:
- a CDS encoding fumarylacetoacetate hydrolase family protein, with product MVETHVRSKTAVVASALLDARRGGPPADAVALAPLLESPEDAYEVQRLVAGQLGAANASSPFWKSGGPSRTAAMTHAQLLPPAVWPSPADARSHPFRLRLIEAEVALSLRADVTAEAAASLSHAQAVSLIDAVAVSIEIVDSRWAQALDAPALLKLADLQSHGALVLGEWRPWQPRDWNEQVCRVSIGSAEPRIFRGTHSLQDPTWLLSAWLRHATSDGRPLRRGSVVTTGTWCGMLPAGAGDAVQVRFDGIGEAFVQL from the coding sequence ATGGTTGAGACGCACGTGCGCTCCAAGACCGCGGTCGTCGCGAGCGCCCTGCTGGACGCAAGGCGCGGCGGCCCGCCGGCGGACGCCGTGGCCCTGGCGCCGCTGCTGGAGTCGCCGGAGGACGCCTACGAGGTGCAGCGCCTGGTCGCAGGGCAGCTCGGCGCCGCGAACGCGAGTTCGCCGTTCTGGAAGTCGGGCGGTCCCTCGCGCACTGCTGCAATGACGCATGCGCAGCTGCTGCCGCCGGCGGTGTGGCCCAGCCCGGCCGACGCACGCAGCCACCCTTTTCGCCTCCGCCTCATCGAGGCCGAGGTCGCGCTGAGCCTGCGCGCCGATGTCACTGCGGAAGCGGCTGCCAGCCTCTCGCATGCGCAAGCCGTTTCGCTGATCGATGCCGTGGCGGTTTCGATCGAAATCGTGGATTCGCGGTGGGCGCAGGCGCTGGATGCACCGGCGCTGCTGAAGCTTGCGGACCTGCAATCGCACGGCGCGCTTGTCCTCGGCGAATGGCGACCCTGGCAGCCGCGTGACTGGAACGAGCAGGTCTGCCGGGTGAGCATCGGCAGCGCTGAACCTCGCATCTTCCGCGGCACGCACTCGCTGCAGGACCCCACGTGGCTGCTGTCGGCCTGGCTGCGCCACGCGACGAGCGACGGCCGGCCGCTGCGGCGTGGCAGCGTCGTGACCACCGGGACCTGGTGCGGCATGTTGCCGGCCGGTGCCGGCGATGCCGTGCAGGTGCGCTTCGATGGCATCGGCGAAGCCTTCGTTCAACTCTAG